In Drosophila santomea strain STO CAGO 1482 chromosome 3L, Prin_Dsan_1.1, whole genome shotgun sequence, a single window of DNA contains:
- the LOC120448559 gene encoding probable endochitinase, with amino-acid sequence MKLAVIFLGGLCILGDYFTSGQRYVYSADESCICSGHLVNDLVPDCEDCSGYYICGNGSYEKVKCPQGLIFDISSKTCVLGHCPRFDGTCSGNTTTPTPTTPTTTTTTTTTTTTTTSEPPGPPGPCANDVTCQFQEKSIPHPNHCRNFYTCYGSCAVLGLCELGKWFDREKILCDYSHKVKNCPANQD; translated from the exons ATGAAGTTGG CTGTGATCTTCTTGGGAGGACTCTGCATCCTCGGTGATTATTTCACTTCTGGACAGCGTTATGTCTACAGTGCAGATGAAAGTTGCATATGCTCGGGTCATTTGGTGAACGATTTAGTTCCGGACTGCGAAGATTGCTCCGGTTACTACATTTGTGGCAATGGTTCCTACGAGAAGGTGAAGTGCCCTCAGGGTCTGATTTTCGACATTTCCTCGAAAACGTGTGTGCTGGGTCATTGCCCCAGATTTGATGGCACTTGTTCAGGAAACACTACAACACCTACGCCCACCACACCGACCACTActaccaccactaccaccactaCCACAACTACAACGTCAGAACCTCCAGGACCTCCTGGACCTTGTGCCAATGATGTGACATGCCAATTTCAAGAAAAGAGTATCCCTCATCCGAATCACTGTCGAAATTTTTACACCTGCTATGGAAGTTGCGCCGTTTTGGGACTCTGTGAGCTGGGAAAATGGTTCGATCGGGAGAAGATCTTATGCGATTATTCCCATAAAGTGAAAAACTGTCCCGCTAACCAGGACTAA